The segment CGCGACCGGCTGGTCCGCGGTCTGGCTGGACTCCGGCGGGCGGCTGTCCGGGCTGCTCGCGGTGGACCGGCCGCGGGACGCGACCCAGGCCCGCAAGGGGATCGACGCCGGCGCGGTCCCCGATCCCGCCCGCCTCGCCGATCCCGGCATCCCCCTCCGCACCACCTGACCCCGGCTCCGCCCGGGCCTGCCCGGGTCCGTCCGGTGGTGGTGGGGCCTGCCCGGGTCCGTCCGGTGGTGGTGGGGCCTGCCCGGGCCCGTCCGGTGGTGGTGGGGCCTGCCCGGGCCCGTCCGGGGGTGGTGGGGCCTGCCCGGGCCTGCCGGGCGGTGGTGGGGCCTGCCCGGCCTGCCGGGCGGTGGTGGGGCCTGCCGGCCTGTCGGGGGGTGGCGGGGCCTGCCTGGGTCCGCCCGGGCGGTGGCGGGCCTGCCGGCCTGTCGGGGGGTGGCGGGCCTGCCCGGCTGTCGGACGTGGCGGGGGCTTGCCGGGCGGTGGCGGGGCCTTGCCCGGGCGGTGGGGCGTGGTCGGGCGGTGGCGGGCCTGCTCGGCGGTGGCGGGACTCGGGTGTGTGCCGGCGGTTGAGGCGGCCGCGCCTGGGGGCCGGAGCCGGTCGCGCGGGGTGCCCTGAGGAATGGCTCCGACGGGACGGTGTCCCGTCGGAGCCGTACCACTCCCAGAGGTAACTACCACTCTGAGTGGTATCGCTTCCGATGGACACCATCGGGCCGCACCACCGGCTCGACGACGGTAGGCCGGAGGGCTGGCCCAGGAGTGGCCCCCGAGCGGTCCGGCGGCGGGTCCGCGGTGCCCCTCACCCGGGCCGCGGCGGGGGTGGGCGGGATGGCCGATGGCGGACAGGGGTGGGTCAATGTGGGTACGAACCGGAGACGACCCGCTACCGTCGCAGTGCCCGGACCGTCCGATTCGTCGCTTGTCCCCGGAGGACGCCGTGCGCCGCACGATCACCGCGCTCGCCGCCGCAGCCGCCGTCATCCTGCTCGGGCCGGCCGCGGCCCTGGCCGCGCCGACGCCGGCAACGACGGCCCTGGCCGCGCCGACGCCGGCCACGACGGCCCTGGCCGCGCCGACGCCGGCCGCGACCGCTCCGCCCGGAGCCACGGCGTACCCGGCCCCTGCGGTCTGTGTCGACACCACCTCGACGCTGCCGGCCGCGACCTGCGCCCGGATCACCTCGGTCCTGGACGCCGACGAGAAGGCCAGCCCGGAGAAGGACCAGACAGCGGTCGCGCTGGTGCCGACCACCGGCGACGCCTCGATCGAGGACTGGTCGACCGGGCTGTTCAACGCCTGGGGCGTCGGCCAGAAGACCGAGAACAACGGCGTGCTGCTGGTGATCGCGCTGGACGACCACCGGCTGCGCATCGCGACCGGCGACGGCCTGCGCAGCCGGCTGCCGGACGGGCAGGCCAGCGAGATCATCGGCGGCACGATCACCCCGCTGCTCAAGCAGGGCCGGACCGAGGACGCCGTGCTGGCCGGGCTGGACGGGATCCGGACCGCGCTCGGGCACGACGTGCTCACCACCCCGCTGGCCGCGCCCGGGACCACCGACGGGCTGGACGCCGACCCGTTGTTCGGCGACCAGACCACGGAGGCCGTCGACGGCGACGGCGGCTCCGGCAATGCCGCCTGGCTCTGGATCCTGCTGCTGGTCGGGATCGCGGTGGTCGGCTGGGTGATGTCGCTGGCCCGCAGGTCCGGCCACACCGACGGCACCGACGACGACTCCTATCGGCGGCGGCGCTCGTACCGGTCCTTCGGCTCGTTCGGGTCGTCGAGCTCGTCCTCGCACCACAGCTC is part of the Mycobacteriales bacterium genome and harbors:
- a CDS encoding TPM domain-containing protein is translated as MRRTITALAAAAAVILLGPAAALAAPTPATTALAAPTPATTALAAPTPAATAPPGATAYPAPAVCVDTTSTLPAATCARITSVLDADEKASPEKDQTAVALVPTTGDASIEDWSTGLFNAWGVGQKTENNGVLLVIALDDHRLRIATGDGLRSRLPDGQASEIIGGTITPLLKQGRTEDAVLAGLDGIRTALGHDVLTTPLAAPGTTDGLDADPLFGDQTTEAVDGDGGSGNAAWLWILLLVGIAVVGWVMSLARRSGHTDGTDDDSYRRRRSYRSFGSFGSSSSSSHHSSSSSHHSSGSFGGGHSSGGGSSSSW